One Fontisphaera persica DNA window includes the following coding sequences:
- a CDS encoding PQQ-binding-like beta-propeller repeat protein, which produces MKTTASPTLHRAAILAAGLGLMFNLGPVSAADWPQWRGPQRDAISRETGLADSWPEEGPPLLWEMRGLGRGYSSVAIVGGRLYTMGDMDEEGQRSQFLLALDLNNRQISWKLRVGPPHQDGSRCTPTVHDGRVYALGTEGDLVCAEANTGKELWRKNLAADFGGRMMSGWKFSESPLVDGEKLICTPGGPQAALVALDRKTGEVIWKCSPPAGANLGAAAYASVVISEAGGVRQYVTLLGRGAVGVDAQSGKLLWHYPRIANGTANIPTPVTDGDFVFVSTGYNTGSALLRLIKTGDTFKAEEVYWLGPNVFQCHHGGFLKLGDYIFGAHGHNGGNPICLEMATGKVMWSTNQLGRRSGAVLCVDKKLIFRYEDNTVVLLDADPAAYRLRGKFNLPGRPGLGGPGWAHPVVVGGRLYLRHNEYLFCYDLRKS; this is translated from the coding sequence ATGAAAACAACTGCCTCGCCCACGCTGCACCGCGCCGCCATTCTGGCGGCTGGCCTTGGTTTAATGTTCAACCTTGGGCCGGTTTCCGCCGCCGACTGGCCCCAATGGCGCGGCCCCCAACGCGACGCCATCTCCCGCGAAACCGGCCTCGCCGACTCCTGGCCGGAGGAAGGCCCCCCGTTGCTGTGGGAGATGCGCGGTCTGGGACGCGGTTACTCCAGTGTGGCCATCGTGGGTGGGCGGCTCTACACCATGGGAGATATGGACGAGGAAGGCCAGCGCTCGCAGTTCCTGCTGGCACTGGATTTGAACAACCGCCAAATCTCATGGAAACTGCGGGTGGGGCCGCCGCACCAGGACGGCTCGCGCTGCACCCCCACCGTGCATGATGGGCGCGTGTATGCCTTGGGCACCGAAGGTGACTTAGTCTGCGCCGAGGCCAATACGGGCAAAGAACTCTGGCGCAAAAACCTGGCCGCCGATTTTGGCGGACGCATGATGAGTGGCTGGAAATTCAGCGAATCGCCGCTGGTGGACGGGGAGAAACTCATCTGCACTCCCGGCGGTCCGCAGGCGGCGCTGGTGGCCCTGGACCGTAAGACCGGTGAAGTTATCTGGAAATGCTCGCCACCGGCCGGCGCCAATCTGGGCGCAGCCGCCTATGCCTCGGTGGTCATCTCCGAAGCCGGCGGCGTGCGGCAATACGTCACGTTGCTGGGACGTGGCGCCGTGGGCGTGGATGCCCAAAGCGGCAAACTGTTATGGCATTACCCGCGCATTGCCAACGGCACAGCCAACATCCCCACCCCGGTCACCGATGGCGACTTCGTTTTTGTCTCCACCGGCTACAACACCGGCAGCGCCCTGCTGCGCCTCATTAAAACCGGTGACACTTTCAAGGCGGAAGAAGTGTACTGGCTCGGCCCCAATGTTTTTCAGTGCCATCATGGCGGCTTTCTCAAATTGGGGGACTATATCTTCGGAGCGCATGGGCACAATGGCGGCAACCCCATTTGCCTCGAAATGGCCACCGGCAAAGTCATGTGGTCCACCAACCAGTTGGGACGCCGCAGCGGGGCGGTGCTTTGCGTGGATAAAAAACTGATTTTCCGCTACGAAGATAATACCGTGGTGCTCCTCGATGCGGACCCGGCCGCCTACCGCTTGCGCGGCAAATTTAATCTGCCGGGTCGCCCGGGGCTGGGCGGGCCGGGGTGGGCGCACCCTGTCGTGGTGGGAGGCCGCCTCTATTTGCGCCACAACGAATATCTCTTTTGCTACGATTTGCGCAAAAGCTGA
- a CDS encoding PQQ-binding-like beta-propeller repeat protein: MRTKNRNQSKYRTLGLGLLLVASAALAQKPADWPQWGGHDPGRNMYSAATGLPDVVHPGKAPEKNDYSGAKNLKWAVRLGTQSYGNPTIANGRVFVGTNNDEPRDPQHKGDRSILMVFDEKNGDFLWQLVVPKLASGKVNDWESLGLLSSPTVQGNRVYVTTTRCEIMCLDVEGLANGNDGPYQDEAQYVVGPGKPKATLGPKDADIIWVFDMMDELGVFPHNGSNSSLLIVDDLVFGCTSNGQDWTHSNVPSPLAPSLVAVNKITGKLAGEDVEKIGTRLFHGQWSSPSAGKVGDRTLVFFGGGDGICYAFDAKPRKDGEDYLLELVWKFDCNPPEYKMKDGKPIKYPDADGPSEINATPVFYKNRVYVAIGQDPEHGEGVGRLVCIDATKSGDLTQSGLIWDYKGIHRSISTVSIDPKTGLLFVADFSGLLHCLDAETGKLHWTHDVKAHVWGSTMLADGKVYLGDEDGDLLIMAADKEKKIISEVNLGAPIYSTPVVANGVLYVATQTHLFAFERQNNVASRTE; this comes from the coding sequence ATGAGAACAAAGAATCGCAATCAATCGAAGTACCGGACGCTCGGGCTGGGGCTTTTGCTGGTGGCAAGTGCTGCCTTGGCCCAGAAACCCGCGGATTGGCCACAGTGGGGGGGCCATGACCCGGGGCGCAATATGTACTCGGCCGCCACCGGGTTGCCGGACGTGGTGCATCCGGGCAAAGCCCCGGAAAAGAACGACTATTCCGGCGCAAAAAACCTGAAGTGGGCCGTGCGGCTGGGGACCCAAAGTTACGGCAACCCGACCATTGCCAATGGGCGGGTGTTTGTGGGCACCAACAACGATGAGCCGCGCGATCCGCAACACAAGGGCGATCGCAGCATCCTCATGGTGTTCGATGAAAAGAACGGCGATTTTTTATGGCAACTGGTGGTTCCCAAACTGGCTTCCGGCAAGGTCAACGACTGGGAGAGCCTGGGGTTGCTCAGCTCGCCCACGGTGCAGGGCAACCGGGTCTATGTCACCACCACCCGATGCGAGATCATGTGTCTGGATGTGGAGGGGCTGGCCAATGGCAATGACGGCCCTTATCAGGACGAAGCGCAGTATGTGGTGGGCCCCGGCAAACCCAAAGCGACGCTGGGCCCGAAAGACGCGGACATCATCTGGGTCTTCGACATGATGGATGAGCTGGGGGTGTTTCCGCACAACGGCTCGAATTCCTCGCTGTTGATTGTGGATGACCTGGTGTTTGGCTGCACTTCCAATGGTCAGGATTGGACGCACTCGAATGTGCCGTCGCCGCTGGCGCCCAGCCTGGTGGCGGTCAACAAAATTACGGGCAAGCTGGCGGGGGAGGATGTGGAGAAAATCGGCACCCGGCTCTTCCACGGGCAGTGGAGCTCGCCTTCAGCGGGCAAGGTGGGTGACCGCACCCTGGTGTTTTTTGGCGGGGGCGACGGCATCTGCTATGCCTTTGATGCGAAGCCGCGAAAGGACGGCGAGGATTACCTGCTGGAGCTGGTGTGGAAGTTCGATTGCAATCCGCCGGAATACAAGATGAAGGATGGCAAGCCAATCAAGTATCCGGATGCCGATGGTCCCAGTGAAATCAATGCTACGCCGGTCTTTTACAAGAATCGGGTCTATGTGGCCATTGGGCAGGACCCTGAGCATGGCGAGGGGGTGGGGCGGCTGGTTTGTATTGATGCCACCAAGTCAGGGGACCTTACTCAGAGCGGTCTTATTTGGGATTATAAAGGGATTCACCGCAGCATTTCCACCGTCTCCATTGACCCCAAGACCGGCCTGTTATTTGTGGCCGATTTCAGCGGCCTGCTGCACTGCCTGGATGCGGAGACCGGCAAGCTGCACTGGACCCATGATGTGAAGGCGCACGTGTGGGGTTCCACCATGTTGGCGGATGGGAAAGTGTATTTGGGCGACGAAGACGGCGATTTGCTCATCATGGCGGCGGACAAGGAAAAGAAAATCATCAGCGAGGTGAATCTGGGGGCCCCCATCTACAGCACGCCCGTGGTGGCCAACGGGGTGTTGTATGTGGCCACGCAGACGCATTTGTTTGCTTTTGAACGTCAGAACAACGTCGCCAGCCGCACTGAATAA
- a CDS encoding MarR family winged helix-turn-helix transcriptional regulator, producing MRNNRPQPLPKPPPRRLPILLRRAWFSLNQAFRRRCAVLGLTPDQYTALRTLYEGGRQGMRQGDLVQAMSSDPNTIASLLRRMEASGWIERHPEEEDRRARRVRLLPEGRRQFFKARRVALALQAEVLSCLPQNERETFLAQLEQVANACRRSALTSPLGAGGPAHTVSPEMPDDMV from the coding sequence GTGCGTAATAATCGTCCGCAACCATTGCCGAAGCCGCCGCCCCGGCGCCTGCCCATCCTGCTGCGCCGGGCGTGGTTTAGTCTCAACCAGGCCTTCCGCCGCCGTTGCGCGGTGCTGGGGCTGACCCCTGACCAATACACCGCCCTGCGTACGTTGTATGAGGGGGGCAGGCAGGGCATGCGCCAAGGGGACCTTGTGCAGGCCATGAGCAGCGACCCCAACACCATTGCTTCACTGCTCCGCCGCATGGAAGCCAGTGGCTGGATTGAAAGACATCCCGAAGAAGAAGACCGCCGCGCGCGCCGGGTGCGATTGCTGCCTGAGGGCCGCCGCCAGTTCTTCAAAGCCCGCCGCGTAGCCCTCGCCTTGCAGGCAGAAGTATTATCCTGCCTGCCCCAGAACGAGCGGGAAACTTTCCTGGCCCAATTGGAACAAGTGGCCAATGCCTGCCGGCGCAGCGCCCTGACGTCGCCACTTGGCGCCGGTGGCCCAGCCCACACCGTCAGTCCAGAAATGCCGGACGATATGGTTTGA
- a CDS encoding OmpP1/FadL family transporter: protein MKLRHYVGLLIMLALGSEAGWAAGFRLSSQDAFASGRGEAFAATADNPSAIYYNPAGLTQIKGLQARVGSYNIYLAPGFEANGRRFENQSKWHVVPQVFAAYGPENLPLTFGLGVYSPYGLGLKWAQDTGFRSIALESKMKYLTAHPVVALEVLPGMSLAAGPTFNYSRVDLKQGVLPVDAGDVFRFKGDDEDVGYTAGWRWQPHAKLALGAAYRSRTTMAYEGYTDLIPIYSRMDARLRFPIPHNVVMGISYRPTEKWNFEFNADFTEWSRVNQVSLDQAFPLPPFVLNWQSSWYYEVGVTRYLDKGWSLSAGYIFNESCMPDAFFNPLVADTDKHFITFGASWRGQRATLDFAYQFGYGPPHTVRGSAVSAAGQSADGRYDFTSHAVLLSFQWRF from the coding sequence ATGAAACTACGCCATTATGTGGGCTTATTAATCATGCTGGCCCTCGGTTCGGAGGCAGGATGGGCAGCCGGTTTCCGCCTCTCCAGCCAGGACGCCTTTGCATCCGGCCGGGGTGAGGCCTTTGCGGCCACAGCGGACAATCCCTCCGCTATTTATTACAATCCAGCAGGGCTGACCCAAATCAAGGGCCTGCAAGCACGGGTGGGCAGCTACAACATCTACCTGGCGCCGGGTTTTGAAGCCAACGGGCGGCGCTTCGAGAACCAAAGCAAGTGGCATGTGGTGCCACAGGTTTTTGCCGCTTACGGACCGGAAAACCTGCCCCTGACCTTCGGGCTGGGCGTGTATTCGCCTTATGGGCTGGGATTGAAATGGGCGCAAGACACCGGCTTCCGCAGCATTGCTTTGGAAAGCAAGATGAAATACCTGACGGCCCATCCGGTGGTGGCCCTGGAGGTTCTGCCGGGCATGTCCCTGGCCGCCGGGCCGACCTTCAACTATTCCCGTGTGGACTTGAAACAAGGTGTGTTGCCCGTGGATGCCGGGGATGTGTTTCGCTTCAAGGGCGATGATGAAGACGTGGGCTATACCGCCGGCTGGCGGTGGCAACCCCATGCCAAATTAGCCCTCGGCGCCGCTTACCGCAGCCGCACCACCATGGCCTACGAGGGCTATACGGATTTAATTCCCATTTACAGCCGCATGGACGCCCGCCTGCGTTTTCCCATCCCGCACAACGTGGTCATGGGCATCTCCTATCGCCCCACGGAAAAATGGAACTTCGAGTTCAACGCGGACTTCACCGAATGGAGCCGCGTCAACCAGGTCAGCCTCGACCAGGCCTTTCCCTTGCCGCCCTTCGTCCTGAACTGGCAATCCAGTTGGTATTATGAAGTGGGGGTAACCCGCTATTTGGACAAAGGCTGGAGTCTCAGCGCCGGTTATATCTTCAACGAAAGCTGCATGCCGGATGCCTTTTTCAATCCTCTCGTGGCCGACACCGACAAACATTTCATCACTTTTGGCGCCAGTTGGCGCGGGCAGCGAGCCACCCTGGATTTTGCCTACCAGTTCGGTTATGGCCCGCCTCACACCGTGCGCGGCAGTGCGGTTTCGGCGGCTGGCCAATCGGCGGATGGCCGGTATGATTTTACCAGTCACGCCGTGTTATTATCTTTTCAGTGGCGTTTTTAA
- a CDS encoding DUF3311 domain-containing protein: MRKKILLAAFLVVVYLLHQDFWNWRKIEPLIFGFLPIGLAYHAGYSILASITMAVLVKFAWPAELDKTESELQHGKEGQES, from the coding sequence ATGCGCAAAAAAATACTCCTGGCAGCGTTCCTGGTGGTGGTGTACCTGCTGCACCAGGATTTTTGGAATTGGCGGAAAATTGAGCCATTGATTTTTGGCTTTTTGCCCATTGGACTGGCATATCACGCGGGCTATTCCATTTTGGCGTCCATCACCATGGCGGTGCTGGTCAAGTTTGCCTGGCCGGCCGAGCTGGATAAAACCGAGAGTGAGCTGCAGCACGGCAAGGAGGGCCAGGAATCATGA
- a CDS encoding SRPBCC family protein — protein sequence MKTYQLHVEQSLPRPLAEVFPFFADARNLERITPPWLHFSILSTDLSMRVGLKIDYQLKLHGIPLRWQSEITAWEPPYRFVDEQRRGPYRLWRHEHRFVAEGQGTRVIDEVTYALWGGWLLQPLWVKHDLKKIFDYRQQVIAQFLGQSSATV from the coding sequence GTGAAAACCTATCAACTGCACGTCGAACAAAGCCTGCCACGCCCCCTGGCCGAGGTGTTTCCCTTTTTCGCCGATGCCCGCAATCTGGAGCGCATCACGCCGCCGTGGCTGCACTTTTCCATTCTTTCCACGGATTTGAGCATGCGCGTGGGCTTGAAAATTGATTACCAGCTCAAATTGCATGGCATTCCCCTGCGCTGGCAGAGCGAGATTACCGCCTGGGAGCCGCCTTATCGGTTCGTGGATGAACAACGCCGCGGGCCTTACCGTCTCTGGCGCCATGAACACCGCTTCGTGGCGGAAGGCCAAGGCACGCGAGTGATAGATGAGGTCACCTACGCTCTATGGGGCGGATGGCTGCTGCAACCGCTCTGGGTCAAACATGACTTGAAGAAAATCTTTGACTACCGCCAACAGGTCATCGCCCAGTTTCTGGGTCAGTCCTCCGCAACCGTTTGA
- a CDS encoding serine hydrolase domain-containing protein — protein MTASSLTRPSSKASACGCGMKRRAFLRTTFAALCLPSLARGNGPSPLPSFDRCLEHFMAARNIPGGALAILRHGRLVYARGYGWAQREQQIPVQPTTLFRLASLSKPITALAILRLAQARRLSLDEPAFDRLGLAPLPGKTRDPRLEHITIRHLLQHTGGWDRAVSGDPMFMSHPIARACGVPSPPGPRDIIRYMMGRPLDFDPGTRHAYSNFGYCVLGRIIEAVTGHPYETWVRRDLLTPLGIRSMRLGRSQLRNAHPGEAHYYMADNRTAPSVFEEVPSVVPAPYGSFCLEAMDAHGGWLASVVDLMRLSAALPGHGGSLLTAEMWQELVRPPAPPVARDAHGRLNDMYYGCGWLVRPIQTPPGHNIWHSGSLPGTFTFWVILSNGMAWAVLFNQRREANGLPDTEIDGLLHLAAAHVQEWPESDEFPRYYRPSS, from the coding sequence ATGACCGCGTCCTCACTCACGCGCCCTTCCTCGAAAGCCTCCGCCTGCGGCTGCGGGATGAAACGCCGCGCCTTCCTGCGCACTACGTTTGCCGCCCTTTGCCTCCCCTCCTTGGCCCGAGGCAACGGCCCCTCTCCCCTGCCCTCCTTTGACCGGTGCCTCGAACATTTCATGGCCGCCCGCAACATTCCCGGCGGGGCACTGGCCATCTTGCGCCACGGCCGTCTGGTTTATGCGCGGGGCTATGGCTGGGCCCAGCGTGAACAACAAATCCCCGTTCAACCCACCACCCTTTTCCGCCTGGCCAGTCTCTCCAAACCCATCACGGCGCTGGCCATTCTGCGGTTGGCGCAGGCCAGGCGACTTTCCCTGGATGAGCCGGCCTTTGACCGCCTTGGACTCGCCCCGCTGCCGGGCAAAACGCGCGATCCCAGACTCGAGCACATCACCATCCGCCATTTACTTCAACACACCGGCGGCTGGGACCGTGCCGTGAGCGGTGATCCCATGTTCATGTCCCATCCGATTGCGCGCGCCTGCGGTGTGCCCTCTCCGCCAGGCCCGCGCGACATCATCCGTTATATGATGGGCCGCCCCCTGGATTTTGATCCCGGCACGCGCCATGCCTATTCCAATTTCGGCTACTGTGTCCTGGGCCGTATCATTGAAGCAGTAACCGGCCACCCCTATGAAACTTGGGTGCGCCGCGACCTGCTGACGCCGCTGGGCATTCGTTCCATGCGGCTGGGACGCTCCCAACTTCGCAATGCCCACCCTGGCGAGGCGCACTATTACATGGCGGACAATCGTACCGCCCCCAGTGTTTTTGAGGAAGTGCCCTCTGTCGTTCCGGCGCCTTATGGGTCTTTCTGTCTGGAAGCCATGGACGCCCACGGCGGCTGGCTGGCGTCCGTGGTGGACTTGATGCGTTTATCCGCCGCACTGCCTGGCCATGGCGGTAGCCTGCTCACTGCCGAAATGTGGCAGGAATTGGTCCGTCCCCCTGCGCCGCCGGTGGCTCGCGATGCGCACGGCCGCCTGAATGATATGTATTACGGCTGTGGTTGGCTGGTCCGCCCCATCCAAACCCCGCCCGGCCATAATATCTGGCACAGCGGCAGCCTGCCGGGCACCTTTACCTTCTGGGTCATCCTCAGCAATGGCATGGCTTGGGCCGTCCTGTTTAATCAACGTCGCGAAGCCAATGGACTGCCCGACACCGAGATTGACGGCCTTCTTCACCTGGCCGCTGCCCATGTCCAGGAGTGGCCTGAAAGCGACGAATTTCCGCGCTATTATCGCCCTTCGTCCTAG
- a CDS encoding PQQ-binding-like beta-propeller repeat protein produces MINADQSANRLRRELRRDAWPLLFLAGLMVAAPCLPAATGWLAWRGPEQTGVSRETGLPEKIVLNGENHLWTADFPGKSTPVLADGRLYIMGYLGEGPDLQEGVACFDAETGQKLWQRLYNDYLSDTIYLRYATASPAVDPETGNIYSQGTQGLLSAFDRDGRVLWQHHLMELFGRLTFPNSRTASPLIDGELVIVRGITANWGAQGPGGDRIYAFDKRTGEPVWASSPGGRPMDNSFSHPVLGWYKGYRVLYTASGDGSVVCVNARTGTPFWRVPLFKAGINATVLVHKNDKVIAVFGTPYELGQMVALKIPDMDPADATANGVKEYQRADLELWSADISSSTSSPILVGDTVYIVAEKGDLCSVDANTGTIHWKLKLGIEQRNSCPLYADGKLYVPILDDPAGKTESQGEAGTKGAFYIVRPGRTNAEILTHLELDGRCFGSPAVYKGRVYVQTASKLYCFGPKQPATLPPPPAEPAWPAPGPAAQLQIIPNEVLLLPGETKSFRVRALDAKGFVVQERVDSKLVKWAHYVPPTALVRATLNATFDSEGRLVAAPTNTTSAGAFQAEWNGLKGYARGRILARLPMFEDFESFSLNYTTTNTMEPPTPFAYPPLPWIGARTKFEVREKDGNKALVKTIDNKFFQRAFVFIGRPDMRNYTIEADVMSEGNRRKMSDVGVIAQRYLIVLKGNEQKIEINSNLERLRVPPTGSPPNFAWSANTWYRLKARVDNLPDGSGIVRAKAWKRGDPEPEAWTLEARHATAHTAGSPGLYGFSPQEMRVYIDNVRVTPTEGK; encoded by the coding sequence ATGATTAATGCTGACCAGAGTGCCAACCGGCTCCGCCGGGAGCTGCGGCGGGACGCTTGGCCCTTGCTTTTTTTGGCCGGATTGATGGTGGCGGCGCCCTGTTTGCCCGCCGCCACCGGCTGGCTGGCCTGGCGCGGTCCGGAACAAACCGGGGTATCGCGTGAGACCGGCCTGCCGGAGAAGATTGTGTTGAATGGCGAGAATCATTTGTGGACGGCCGACTTTCCCGGCAAATCCACGCCGGTGCTTGCCGATGGGCGGCTGTACATCATGGGGTATCTGGGGGAAGGCCCCGATTTACAGGAGGGGGTGGCATGTTTTGATGCGGAGACCGGGCAAAAGCTGTGGCAACGGCTCTACAATGATTACCTGAGCGACACCATATATCTGCGTTATGCCACGGCCAGTCCGGCGGTGGACCCCGAGACAGGCAATATCTATTCCCAAGGCACGCAAGGATTGTTGAGTGCTTTCGATCGTGATGGGCGCGTGTTGTGGCAACATCATTTGATGGAGTTGTTTGGCCGGCTGACCTTCCCCAACAGCCGCACGGCCTCCCCTTTAATTGACGGGGAATTGGTCATTGTGCGGGGCATCACGGCCAACTGGGGCGCGCAGGGGCCGGGCGGTGACCGCATCTATGCCTTTGACAAGCGGACAGGTGAACCGGTGTGGGCCAGCAGTCCGGGCGGGCGTCCGATGGACAACTCGTTTTCGCATCCGGTCCTGGGTTGGTACAAGGGCTACCGCGTGCTCTACACGGCTTCAGGTGATGGAAGCGTGGTCTGTGTGAACGCGCGCACGGGCACGCCTTTCTGGCGCGTGCCGCTGTTCAAAGCCGGCATCAATGCCACGGTGTTGGTGCATAAAAATGACAAAGTGATTGCCGTTTTTGGCACGCCTTATGAGCTGGGGCAGATGGTGGCGCTGAAGATTCCTGACATGGACCCCGCCGACGCCACCGCCAACGGCGTCAAGGAGTATCAGCGTGCCGATTTGGAATTGTGGAGCGCCGACATCTCCTCGTCCACCAGCTCGCCCATCCTGGTGGGAGATACGGTGTACATCGTGGCGGAGAAGGGCGATTTGTGCAGTGTGGATGCCAACACGGGGACGATACACTGGAAACTGAAACTGGGCATCGAGCAGCGCAATTCCTGTCCCCTCTATGCTGACGGCAAACTTTACGTGCCCATTTTGGATGACCCGGCGGGGAAGACCGAAAGCCAGGGAGAGGCGGGGACCAAGGGCGCGTTTTACATTGTGCGGCCGGGACGCACGAATGCCGAAATCTTGACCCATCTGGAATTGGATGGCCGGTGCTTTGGTTCCCCAGCGGTCTATAAGGGCCGCGTCTATGTTCAGACCGCCAGCAAGCTCTACTGCTTTGGCCCCAAACAGCCTGCCACCTTGCCTCCACCGCCCGCGGAGCCAGCCTGGCCAGCGCCAGGGCCGGCGGCGCAACTGCAAATCATTCCCAATGAAGTGCTGCTGCTGCCTGGTGAAACCAAGTCATTTCGGGTGCGGGCGCTGGATGCCAAGGGCTTTGTGGTGCAGGAGCGGGTGGATTCAAAGTTGGTGAAATGGGCGCATTATGTGCCGCCGACAGCGTTGGTGCGGGCGACGCTGAACGCCACTTTCGACAGTGAGGGACGACTGGTGGCCGCGCCGACCAATACCACCAGTGCGGGCGCCTTTCAGGCTGAGTGGAATGGGCTGAAGGGCTATGCGCGCGGACGTATTTTGGCCCGCCTGCCCATGTTTGAGGATTTTGAAAGTTTCAGCCTGAACTACACCACCACCAACACCATGGAGCCGCCCACGCCGTTTGCCTATCCGCCGCTGCCCTGGATTGGCGCGCGCACCAAATTTGAAGTGCGCGAAAAGGACGGCAACAAGGCGCTGGTGAAAACCATTGATAACAAGTTCTTCCAGCGCGCCTTTGTGTTCATCGGGCGGCCGGACATGCGGAATTACACCATCGAGGCCGATGTCATGAGCGAGGGCAACCGGCGCAAAATGTCGGATGTGGGCGTCATTGCGCAGCGTTATCTGATAGTGCTCAAAGGCAATGAGCAAAAAATTGAAATCAACTCCAACTTGGAACGTTTGCGTGTGCCGCCCACCGGCAGCCCGCCCAACTTTGCGTGGTCTGCCAACACCTGGTACCGGCTCAAAGCGCGCGTGGACAACCTGCCGGACGGCAGTGGCATTGTCCGTGCCAAGGCATGGAAACGCGGGGACCCGGAGCCGGAGGCCTGGACGCTGGAGGCCCGCCACGCCACGGCGCACACCGCCGGTTCGCCGGGGCTGTATGGTTTCTCTCCCCAGGAAATGCGGGTGTACATAGACAATGTGCGCGTGACCCCCACGGAGGGGAAGTGA
- a CDS encoding FtsB family cell division protein, which translates to MNAGVNIWGALTRLMMWLFVLAVGAMVAITYHPLLKQNERMRAVIFQLDQQIQQEEAEQKRMRAAIEAMSKDPATVERLVRERLGYARPGETVIRFEETTR; encoded by the coding sequence ATGAATGCTGGCGTTAACATTTGGGGCGCATTAACCCGCCTGATGATGTGGTTGTTTGTCCTGGCCGTAGGGGCCATGGTCGCCATCACTTATCATCCGTTGCTCAAACAAAATGAGCGGATGCGCGCGGTCATTTTCCAGTTGGACCAACAAATTCAGCAGGAAGAGGCCGAGCAAAAACGCATGCGCGCGGCGATTGAGGCCATGAGCAAGGACCCGGCGACGGTGGAACGGCTGGTGCGTGAGCGATTGGGCTATGCGCGACCCGGCGAAACGGTGATTCGCTTTGAGGAAACGACCCGTTAA